Proteins encoded by one window of Actinocorallia herbida:
- a CDS encoding helix-turn-helix transcriptional regulator: protein MSYGAPRRGLLGRRAECAALDQVTAGAGAGRSQVLVLRGEPGVGKSALLEHLAENAVGCRVLRASGVESEMELAYAGLHQLCVPMMGYLDRLPGPQYDALAVAFGRSAGNAPDRFMVGLAVLSLLAEVAEEQPLVCVVDDAQWLDRVSAQTLAFVARRLLAERVALVFAVRTPAHDAGDDPWHGLPELAVQGLRADDARALLDSVVPGRLDERIRDRIVAETRGNPLALLELTRGQTAAELAGGFGRPDARPLASQIEQSFVRRIGSLPDSAQRLLLVAAAEPVGDVPLLRRVAERLDLGADAEGAAEAAGLIEIGARVRFRHPLVRSAAYRAADPGVRRDVHRALAEATDPDFDSDRQAWHRAHAAVEPDEDLAAELARSADRAQARGGIAAAAAFLRRAAELTPDPVGRGTRAAAAARATFEAGAPDTALELVAAAEMSPLDEAERARLARLRAQIVFARRRGGAALPSLLDAAGRLEGVDAGQAREAYLDAIGAAVFAGRLQGGIGVREAAEAARSAPRGPRPPRLPDLLLDGLAAWFTADHGTAAARLKPALRAFREAAGSDEEDVMRWLWLTWLAAGDLWDDETWHVLTTRAVRVARDTGSLNFLPLALAYRAAVHVHAGQFDLASTLIDESATLTELTGNSPLAYPSLLLVAWRGEDPAGAEVIRSAARDATSWGEGRAIGLADYLCAVLYNGLGRYQDALACAERAAEHEDLAVVGFALAELVEAAARGDAPEAAAAALVRLEERVTASGTDWALGVLTRSRALLCEGPEAEPLYREAIERLARSRITIHLARTHLVYGEWLRRQNRRVDAREQLRIAHDLLQGFGALAFAERARRELMATGETIRQRTVDLREALTAQETQIARLAADGKTNSEIGAELFISPRTVEWHLHKVFTKLEVNSRNKLRNALTPT, encoded by the coding sequence ATGTCGTACGGCGCTCCCCGGCGCGGGCTGCTCGGCCGGCGTGCCGAGTGCGCGGCGCTGGACCAGGTGACGGCCGGGGCCGGCGCGGGCCGGAGCCAGGTGCTGGTGCTGCGGGGCGAGCCCGGAGTCGGCAAGTCCGCGTTGCTGGAGCACCTGGCGGAGAACGCGGTGGGGTGCCGGGTCCTGCGGGCCTCCGGCGTCGAGTCCGAGATGGAGCTGGCGTACGCCGGGCTGCACCAGCTGTGCGTGCCGATGATGGGGTACCTCGATCGTCTTCCCGGTCCTCAGTACGACGCCCTGGCCGTCGCGTTCGGGCGGAGCGCGGGGAACGCGCCGGACCGTTTCATGGTCGGGCTGGCGGTGCTCAGCCTGCTGGCCGAGGTGGCGGAGGAGCAGCCTCTCGTCTGTGTGGTGGACGACGCCCAGTGGCTCGACCGGGTCTCCGCGCAGACGCTGGCCTTCGTCGCGCGCCGGCTGCTCGCGGAGCGGGTGGCGCTGGTGTTCGCGGTGCGCACGCCGGCGCACGACGCGGGTGACGACCCGTGGCACGGGCTGCCGGAGCTCGCGGTCCAGGGCCTGCGCGCCGACGACGCGCGTGCGCTGCTGGATTCGGTGGTCCCCGGACGGCTGGACGAGCGGATCAGGGACCGGATCGTCGCCGAGACCCGCGGCAACCCGCTGGCCCTGCTGGAGCTGACGCGAGGGCAGACCGCGGCGGAGCTGGCCGGCGGGTTCGGGCGTCCGGACGCGCGGCCGCTGGCGAGCCAGATCGAGCAGAGTTTCGTACGGCGCATCGGATCCCTTCCGGACTCGGCGCAGCGGCTCCTGCTGGTGGCGGCAGCCGAGCCGGTGGGCGACGTGCCGTTGCTGCGGCGGGTGGCCGAGCGCCTCGACCTCGGGGCGGACGCCGAGGGGGCGGCCGAGGCGGCGGGGCTGATCGAGATCGGCGCGCGGGTGCGGTTCCGCCATCCGCTGGTGCGTTCGGCGGCCTACCGCGCGGCCGATCCCGGCGTGCGCCGGGACGTGCACCGCGCGCTGGCCGAGGCGACCGATCCCGATTTCGACTCCGATCGACAGGCCTGGCACCGCGCCCACGCGGCGGTCGAGCCCGACGAGGACCTGGCGGCCGAGCTGGCCCGGTCGGCCGACCGGGCCCAGGCCAGGGGCGGCATCGCGGCGGCGGCCGCGTTCCTGAGACGTGCGGCCGAGCTGACGCCCGATCCCGTCGGCCGCGGCACGAGGGCGGCGGCCGCGGCACGGGCCACCTTCGAGGCCGGGGCTCCCGACACGGCGCTCGAACTCGTCGCCGCCGCGGAGATGAGCCCGCTGGACGAGGCGGAGCGCGCCCGGCTGGCCAGGCTGCGCGCCCAGATCGTCTTCGCGCGGCGGCGGGGCGGTGCGGCCCTGCCGTCGCTGCTCGACGCGGCCGGTCGCCTCGAGGGCGTCGACGCAGGACAGGCGCGGGAGGCGTACCTCGACGCGATCGGCGCGGCGGTCTTCGCCGGCCGGCTCCAGGGCGGCATCGGCGTACGGGAGGCGGCCGAGGCCGCGCGCTCCGCGCCGCGCGGACCACGGCCCCCGCGGCTGCCCGACCTGCTTCTCGACGGCCTGGCCGCCTGGTTCACCGCGGACCACGGCACCGCGGCGGCCCGGTTGAAGCCCGCGCTGCGGGCGTTCCGGGAGGCCGCCGGATCCGACGAGGAAGACGTCATGCGCTGGCTCTGGCTGACCTGGCTGGCCGCCGGCGACCTGTGGGACGACGAGACGTGGCATGTGCTGACCACGCGCGCGGTCCGGGTGGCCCGCGACACCGGCTCGCTCAACTTCCTGCCTCTGGCCCTCGCCTACCGTGCCGCCGTACATGTGCACGCCGGGCAGTTCGACCTCGCCTCGACGTTGATCGACGAGTCCGCCACCCTCACGGAACTGACCGGAAATTCGCCCCTCGCCTACCCGTCGCTGCTGCTCGTGGCCTGGCGCGGCGAGGATCCCGCGGGGGCGGAGGTGATCCGGTCCGCCGCCAGGGACGCGACGTCCTGGGGCGAGGGGCGGGCGATCGGCCTGGCCGACTACCTGTGCGCGGTGCTCTACAACGGCCTCGGCCGGTACCAGGACGCGCTGGCCTGTGCCGAACGGGCGGCCGAGCACGAGGACCTGGCGGTCGTCGGGTTCGCCCTCGCCGAACTGGTCGAGGCGGCCGCGCGTGGTGACGCCCCCGAGGCGGCCGCGGCCGCACTCGTCCGGCTGGAGGAGCGGGTCACCGCGAGCGGCACGGACTGGGCCCTGGGCGTGCTGACCCGGTCGAGAGCGCTGCTGTGCGAAGGTCCCGAAGCCGAGCCGCTGTACCGCGAGGCCATCGAACGCCTGGCCCGCAGCCGGATCACGATCCACCTCGCCCGCACCCACCTGGTGTACGGCGAGTGGCTGCGCCGCCAGAACCGGCGCGTCGACGCGCGCGAGCAACTGCGCATCGCCCACGACCTGCTCCAGGGCTTCGGCGCGCTCGCTTTCGCCGAACGCGCCCGTCGCGAGCTCATGGCCACCGGCGAGACGATCCGCCAGCGCACCGTCGACCTCCGCGAGGCCCTCACCGCCCAGGAGACCCAGATCGCCCGCCTCGCCGCCGACGGCAAGACCAACTCCGAGATCGGCGCCGAACTCTTCATCAGCCCCCGCACCGTCGAATGGCACCTCCACAAGGTCTTCACCAAACTCGAAGTCAACTCCCGCAACAAACTGCGCAACGCCCTGACCCCCACCTGA
- a CDS encoding sigma-70 family RNA polymerase sigma factor has product MRSSGIDVVVEPGADVAGGATAVRAGPEDAADFESVRHLLFRVAYRTLGRAADAEDVVQDVWVCRQGADRAQVRDRLAFLVTITTRTALNAATSARARREVGAGAWSPERWLTSVDPEREAERGEVLELAVRLLLERLSPVERAVYVLREAFGYPFREIAELLGLSEANARQPAVRARRRLAVRRHRPGGPAERARLLAAFRDAAGSGDLAPLLRLLRRGLHAVPGPPVVAPGH; this is encoded by the coding sequence ATGCGGTCGTCCGGCATCGACGTCGTGGTGGAGCCGGGTGCGGACGTGGCCGGAGGTGCGACGGCGGTCCGCGCCGGGCCCGAGGACGCGGCGGACTTCGAGTCCGTCCGGCACCTGTTGTTCCGGGTCGCCTACCGGACCCTGGGACGGGCCGCGGACGCCGAGGACGTCGTTCAGGACGTGTGGGTGTGCCGGCAGGGCGCGGACCGGGCCCAGGTGCGCGACCGGCTGGCGTTCCTCGTGACGATCACGACCCGGACCGCGCTCAACGCCGCGACCTCGGCCCGGGCCCGTCGCGAGGTCGGCGCGGGTGCGTGGAGTCCTGAGAGATGGCTCACCTCCGTCGATCCGGAACGGGAGGCCGAGCGCGGGGAGGTGCTGGAGCTCGCGGTCCGGCTCCTGCTGGAACGGCTGTCTCCCGTCGAACGTGCCGTGTACGTGCTGCGCGAGGCGTTCGGGTACCCGTTCCGTGAGATCGCCGAGCTGCTCGGGCTCAGCGAGGCGAACGCGCGGCAGCCGGCGGTCCGGGCGCGCAGGCGCCTCGCCGTCCGACGGCACCGCCCGGGCGGACCGGCGGAGCGGGCGCGACTGCTCGCGGCGTTCCGCGACGCGGCGGGGAGCGGCGACCTGGCCCCCCTCCTCCGGCTTCTCCGGCGTGGGCTGCACGCCGTACCAGGGCCTCCGGTGGTCGCCCCAGGTCATTGA
- a CDS encoding DUF6578 domain-containing protein, giving the protein MEVDVWMDDWQMECCGEPFQVGDRVTWTLAMGRYEVYPGLDADAYEDHHEVAATSEVTGTVRAIDAVHVRFAPEAPGGRTFVPVAGSATRTPIPKARRFESAPAARQDRFTGYLIRLTA; this is encoded by the coding sequence ATGGAAGTCGACGTGTGGATGGACGACTGGCAGATGGAGTGCTGCGGGGAGCCTTTCCAGGTGGGCGACCGGGTCACCTGGACGCTCGCCATGGGGAGGTACGAGGTGTATCCGGGCCTTGACGCGGACGCATACGAGGACCACCACGAGGTCGCGGCGACGAGCGAGGTGACCGGGACCGTGCGCGCGATCGACGCCGTCCACGTCCGCTTCGCCCCCGAGGCACCCGGCGGCAGGACGTTCGTGCCCGTCGCCGGCTCCGCCACCCGCACCCCGATCCCCAAGGCACGGCGCTTCGAGTCGGCCCCCGCCGCCCGGCAGGACCGCTTCACCGGTTACCTCATCCGCCTGACCGCATGA
- a CDS encoding TetR/AcrR family transcriptional regulator, with the protein MSAVQPGRRRNAAATREAILDAAVVEFTEQGYARAGVRQIAERAGVTAMMINRYFGQKEGLFAEAVDRSFAPPTVVGDDRRDLARDIARRLAARTAPGAERLDPFLLMLRSAADPEAAAILRRGVETHVGARLTGLLDGPDAEVRAELMLALAAGTWLLRSVVGTGALADADADLLADLLADMLEPVGRGTGAAPDDRDDGVRGGTAE; encoded by the coding sequence ATGAGCGCTGTACAGCCCGGTCGTCGGCGCAACGCCGCGGCGACCCGGGAGGCGATCCTCGACGCCGCGGTCGTCGAGTTCACCGAGCAGGGGTACGCACGGGCCGGCGTGCGGCAGATCGCCGAGCGGGCCGGCGTGACGGCGATGATGATCAATCGCTACTTCGGCCAGAAGGAGGGCCTCTTCGCCGAAGCCGTCGACCGGTCCTTCGCCCCGCCGACCGTCGTCGGCGACGACCGCCGCGACCTGGCGCGCGACATCGCGCGGCGGCTCGCCGCGCGCACCGCCCCCGGCGCCGAGCGGCTCGACCCGTTCCTGCTCATGCTCCGCTCGGCCGCCGATCCCGAGGCCGCGGCGATCCTCCGGCGGGGGGTCGAGACCCACGTGGGCGCCCGGCTCACCGGGCTGCTCGACGGACCCGACGCGGAGGTCCGCGCCGAGCTCATGCTCGCGCTCGCCGCCGGGACCTGGCTGCTGCGCTCGGTGGTGGGCACCGGCGCCCTCGCCGACGCCGACGCCGACCTGCTGGCCGACCTGCTGGCCGACATGCTCGAACCGGTGGGCCGGGGAACCGGCGCCGCCCCGGACGACCGCGACGACGGCGTCCGGGGCGGCACGGCGGAGTAG
- a CDS encoding ABC transporter permease, translated as MNALALPIVDGWTITKRNTLKIRRSPEVLVGTITLPVVLVLLFAYVFGSAIDVPGVSYREYLLPGIFVQAVIISAQITGYTLTLDLQKGIFDRFRSLPMAPSAVLIGQTAGDLLLNLASLTVMAVMGLVVGWRVHTSPLEAVLGFVLLLLFAYAFSWLSATVALVLRTPESFSSIANLVSLPLVFVSSAFIDSAGLPAPLRVVAEWNPVSTFTQAARELFGNTGAAARTSDAWPLRHAVPASLLWIAVMLLLFVPLATRLYKKAVSA; from the coding sequence ATGAACGCGCTCGCCCTCCCGATCGTCGACGGCTGGACCATCACCAAGCGCAACACCCTGAAGATCCGGCGGTCCCCGGAGGTCCTCGTCGGCACCATCACGCTGCCCGTCGTGCTCGTGCTGCTGTTCGCCTACGTCTTCGGCAGCGCCATCGACGTCCCGGGCGTCTCCTACCGTGAGTACCTGCTCCCGGGCATCTTCGTCCAGGCCGTCATCATCAGCGCCCAGATCACCGGGTACACCCTCACCCTCGACCTGCAGAAGGGGATCTTCGACCGCTTCCGCTCGCTGCCCATGGCCCCGTCCGCGGTGTTGATCGGCCAGACCGCCGGCGATCTGCTGCTGAACCTCGCGAGCCTCACCGTCATGGCGGTGATGGGCCTGGTCGTCGGATGGCGAGTGCACACCTCTCCCCTGGAGGCCGTCCTCGGCTTCGTCCTCCTGCTGCTCTTCGCCTACGCCTTCTCCTGGCTCAGCGCGACCGTGGCGCTGGTCCTGCGCACCCCCGAGAGCTTCAGCAGCATCGCCAACCTGGTCTCGCTCCCCCTGGTCTTCGTCTCCAGCGCCTTCATCGACAGCGCCGGCCTCCCCGCGCCACTGCGCGTCGTCGCGGAGTGGAACCCCGTCTCCACCTTCACCCAGGCCGCCCGCGAACTCTTCGGCAACACCGGCGCCGCGGCGCGGACGTCCGACGCCTGGCCCCTTCGGCACGCCGTCCCGGCGTCCCTGCTCTGGATCGCCGTCATGCTCCTCCTGTTCGTCCCCCTCGCGACCCGCCTCTACAAGAAGGCCGTCAGCGCCTGA
- a CDS encoding SDR family NAD(P)-dependent oxidoreductase — protein sequence MDLKLTDKRALVTGSTSGLGAATAKMLAAEGAAVVVHGRDRDRAERTAREIRAAGGVADIALGDLANDEGAAEAARAATAHGPIDILVNNAGFYRHLTWTEATPDEWRDAYDINVVSGVRMIRLLVPAMRERGWGRVVTIGGGLASQPMNTHPQYNATLAARHNLAVSLARELKGTGVTSNVVSPGAIVVEAVQELVMELAPARGWGRTWEEVHRNAVEALVPNDQERFGEPDEIAAAVAYLCGDHAQYISGATIRVDGGTVRSAF from the coding sequence ATGGATCTCAAGCTCACCGACAAGCGGGCCCTGGTCACCGGGTCCACCTCCGGGCTCGGCGCGGCGACGGCGAAGATGCTGGCCGCCGAAGGGGCGGCCGTCGTCGTCCACGGGCGGGACCGGGACCGGGCGGAAAGGACCGCGCGGGAGATCCGCGCGGCGGGCGGGGTCGCCGACATCGCACTGGGCGACCTGGCGAACGACGAGGGGGCCGCGGAGGCGGCACGCGCGGCGACCGCGCACGGTCCCATCGACATCCTCGTCAACAACGCGGGCTTCTACCGGCATCTGACGTGGACCGAGGCGACGCCCGACGAGTGGCGTGACGCCTACGACATCAACGTCGTCTCGGGCGTCCGGATGATCCGGCTCCTCGTCCCGGCGATGCGCGAGCGCGGCTGGGGCAGGGTCGTCACCATCGGCGGCGGCCTCGCCTCCCAGCCGATGAACACCCACCCGCAGTACAACGCGACGCTGGCGGCCCGGCACAACCTCGCGGTGTCGCTCGCCCGCGAACTCAAGGGCACCGGCGTCACCTCGAACGTCGTCTCGCCCGGCGCGATCGTCGTCGAGGCGGTGCAGGAGCTCGTCATGGAGCTCGCCCCCGCCCGCGGATGGGGGCGGACCTGGGAGGAGGTGCACCGCAACGCCGTGGAGGCCCTGGTGCCCAACGACCAGGAACGGTTCGGCGAGCCGGACGAGATCGCCGCGGCGGTCGCGTACCTGTGCGGCGACCACGCGCAGTACATCAGCGGAGCGACGATCCGCGTGGACGGCGGGACGGTCCGCTCGGCCTTCTGA
- a CDS encoding PadR family transcriptional regulator, with product MGKQLTEMLKGTLEGIVLAILSGRPAYGYEITASLRDQGFSDIAEGTIYALLVRIEQRGFVDVAKVPSEKGPPRKVYSLNAQGRESLEEFWRTWSFLTARLEQLREGGE from the coding sequence ATGGGCAAACAGCTGACGGAGATGCTCAAAGGCACGCTGGAGGGCATCGTCCTGGCGATCCTGTCCGGGCGGCCCGCTTACGGCTACGAGATCACCGCGTCGCTGCGCGATCAGGGCTTCTCCGACATCGCCGAGGGCACCATCTACGCCCTGCTGGTCAGGATCGAGCAGCGCGGCTTCGTCGACGTGGCGAAGGTCCCCTCTGAGAAGGGTCCGCCGCGCAAGGTGTACTCCCTCAACGCCCAGGGACGGGAATCCCTCGAAGAGTTCTGGAGGACCTGGAGCTTCCTCACAGCACGGCTCGAACAGCTCCGCGAAGGAGGCGAGTGA
- a CDS encoding ATP-binding cassette domain-containing protein has protein sequence MSDAITAEGLVKRYGEVNALDGLSFAVPQGTVLALLGPNGAGKTTTVRVLTTLLRPDAGRATVAGCDVVRDAARLRSRIGLSGQYAAVDEHLTGAENLEMVGRLYHLGARRSKARASELLERFDLTEAADRPVKGYSGGMRRRIDLAGALVADPPVLFLDEPTTGLDPRARAALWDTISELVSGGTTLLLTTQYMEEADHLADRVLVVDQGRAIAGGTPDELKDQVGGNRIELTVAGAADLDTARQALERFPVGTLRTVPESLKLVISVTDGPESLRLILGRLADAGVRVRDAGLRRPTLDDVYLTLTGHRTSGAAPQVKEAS, from the coding sequence ATGAGTGACGCGATCACGGCCGAAGGACTGGTCAAGAGGTACGGCGAGGTGAACGCCCTCGACGGGCTGAGCTTCGCCGTCCCGCAAGGCACGGTGCTGGCCCTGCTCGGCCCGAACGGCGCGGGGAAGACCACGACCGTCAGGGTCCTGACGACCCTGCTGCGACCCGACGCGGGCCGCGCCACCGTCGCCGGATGCGACGTCGTCCGCGACGCCGCCCGGCTGCGCTCGCGCATCGGCCTGTCCGGCCAGTACGCGGCGGTCGACGAGCATCTGACGGGCGCGGAGAACCTGGAGATGGTCGGCCGCCTGTACCACCTGGGCGCCAGGCGCAGTAAGGCCCGCGCGAGCGAACTGCTGGAGCGGTTCGACCTCACCGAGGCCGCCGACCGCCCCGTCAAGGGCTACTCCGGAGGCATGCGCCGCCGCATCGACCTCGCGGGCGCGCTGGTCGCCGACCCGCCCGTCCTGTTCCTGGACGAACCGACCACCGGCCTGGACCCGAGAGCGCGGGCTGCACTGTGGGACACCATCTCCGAACTCGTCTCCGGCGGCACCACCCTCCTGCTCACCACCCAGTACATGGAGGAGGCCGACCACCTGGCCGACCGCGTCCTGGTCGTCGACCAAGGCCGGGCCATCGCCGGTGGCACCCCCGACGAGCTCAAGGACCAGGTCGGCGGCAACCGCATCGAGCTGACCGTGGCCGGCGCCGCCGACCTGGACACCGCGCGGCAGGCCCTCGAACGGTTCCCCGTCGGCACCCTCCGGACCGTGCCCGAGTCGTTGAAGCTCGTCATCTCGGTCACCGACGGCCCCGAGTCGCTCCGCCTGATCCTCGGCCGGCTGGCCGACGCCGGGGTCCGCGTGCGGGACGCCGGGCTGCGGCGGCCCACCCTCGACGACGTCTACCTCACCCTGACCGGACATCGGACGTCCGGCGCCGCCCCACAGGTCAAGGAGGCCTCCTGA
- a CDS encoding SAM-dependent methyltransferase, which translates to MSERVPGPIDPTVPNFARVMDYLVGGKDNFAVDRALGDELLAIMPEVPLMTAELNGFLHRAVAYLVGQGVDQFVDVGCGLPVHGSIHQVLEGLGVPGRVVCVDEDPVAALYGQAIVANDGKRSLAGRPVVRVLRADPRDPDAMLDHPDLAGFLDLRRPTAFVVRAVLAVYSDEVAASVAARLADRLAPGGHLVIAHVVRDPCEATTSDMIELFNRDGLLDGRRNQVRSGTEVARYFDGLDLIDPGVVPLSQWRPHLAGSTPHPDASWSVGGVARKP; encoded by the coding sequence ATGAGTGAGCGCGTACCCGGTCCCATCGACCCGACGGTGCCGAACTTCGCGCGGGTCATGGACTATCTGGTGGGCGGGAAGGACAACTTCGCCGTCGACCGGGCCCTGGGTGACGAACTCCTGGCGATCATGCCCGAGGTGCCGCTGATGACCGCGGAGCTGAACGGGTTCCTGCACCGGGCCGTCGCATATCTCGTGGGCCAGGGCGTCGACCAGTTCGTGGACGTGGGGTGCGGTCTGCCCGTCCACGGGAGCATCCACCAGGTACTCGAAGGGCTCGGCGTGCCGGGCCGCGTGGTGTGCGTGGACGAGGATCCCGTCGCGGCGCTCTACGGGCAGGCGATCGTGGCCAACGACGGCAAACGCTCCCTGGCGGGCCGCCCCGTCGTGCGCGTCCTGCGGGCCGATCCCCGCGACCCCGACGCGATGCTCGACCACCCCGACCTGGCCGGTTTCCTCGACCTGCGGCGGCCGACGGCGTTCGTCGTGCGCGCGGTCCTCGCCGTCTACTCCGACGAGGTGGCGGCCTCGGTCGCCGCGCGCCTCGCCGACCGGCTGGCTCCGGGCGGCCACCTGGTGATCGCGCACGTCGTGCGCGATCCCTGCGAGGCCACCACCTCGGACATGATCGAACTCTTCAACCGGGACGGCCTGCTCGACGGACGCCGCAACCAGGTCCGCAGCGGCACCGAGGTCGCCCGCTACTTCGACGGACTCGACCTCATCGACCCCGGCGTCGTCCCCCTCTCCCAGTGGCGCCCCCACCTCGCCGGCTCCACTCCCCACCCCGACGCCTCCTGGTCCGTCGGCGGCGTGGCCCGCAAGCCCTGA
- a CDS encoding RICIN domain-containing protein, with protein MLLVLSMVVGTLTVFSATSTPASAEAAYNFVIKNYATGDCLVRPQKVSDHVYLAPCSGSPNERWGSRCSDWLCYGMQFYNLANGKCLTGASPAPGASVGLFTCSTLGAREVWWGQVSDTLQAFRFANSHQSDQCLAQISSANVALEPCSLSTTQFWTILFP; from the coding sequence GTGCTGCTCGTCCTCTCGATGGTCGTCGGCACTCTGACGGTGTTCTCCGCGACGAGCACACCGGCTTCCGCCGAGGCCGCGTACAACTTCGTGATCAAGAATTACGCGACCGGAGACTGCCTCGTCCGCCCCCAGAAAGTGAGCGACCACGTCTACCTCGCCCCTTGCAGCGGCAGCCCCAACGAGCGCTGGGGCTCGAGGTGCAGCGACTGGCTCTGTTACGGCATGCAGTTCTACAACCTTGCCAACGGCAAGTGCCTGACCGGCGCGAGCCCGGCGCCCGGCGCCTCCGTGGGTCTGTTCACCTGCTCGACCCTCGGCGCCAGGGAGGTCTGGTGGGGCCAGGTGTCCGACACCCTCCAGGCCTTCCGCTTCGCGAACTCCCACCAGAGCGACCAGTGCCTGGCACAGATCAGCAGCGCCAACGTCGCCCTCGAACCCTGCAGCCTCTCCACCACCCAGTTCTGGACCATTCTCTTCCCCTAG
- a CDS encoding DUF1048 domain-containing protein — translation MSDAEKSGFIAKVIGPKKRWRAYKARKEQLPENHRAAVDAIERYLMHFVPTDADRNAATFEDLADLFEQAAADDTPIRAIVGEDPVEFVEAFARNYTEGGYAPARARKRLTDAIAAAAGEDPQK, via the coding sequence ATGTCCGATGCCGAGAAGAGCGGCTTCATCGCCAAGGTGATCGGCCCCAAGAAGCGCTGGAGGGCGTACAAGGCCCGCAAGGAGCAGCTTCCCGAGAACCACCGCGCGGCGGTCGACGCGATCGAGCGCTACCTGATGCACTTCGTGCCGACCGACGCCGACCGCAACGCCGCGACGTTCGAGGACCTCGCCGACCTGTTCGAGCAGGCCGCGGCAGACGACACGCCGATCCGCGCGATCGTCGGCGAGGACCCCGTCGAGTTCGTCGAGGCGTTCGCCAGGAACTACACGGAGGGCGGCTACGCCCCCGCCCGTGCGCGCAAGCGCCTGACCGACGCCATCGCGGCCGCGGCCGGCGAAGACCCCCAGAAGTAG